One genomic window of Desulfuromonas sp. TF includes the following:
- the mce gene encoding methylmalonyl-CoA epimerase, protein MSKKINHIGVAVKNIEASVPFYRDVLGMAYEGSEEVAEQKVRVAFLTVGESRIELLEPTSPDSPVFKFLEKNGEGTHHVAYEVADLKGALSELRSAGVKLIDQNPRRGAHGTLIAFLHPKDTGGVLTELCQSGE, encoded by the coding sequence CTGTCGAAAAAGATCAACCATATCGGCGTTGCCGTAAAGAACATCGAAGCTTCCGTCCCTTTTTACCGGGACGTTCTCGGCATGGCTTATGAAGGGAGCGAGGAAGTGGCCGAGCAGAAGGTGCGGGTCGCTTTTCTGACCGTGGGCGAGAGCCGCATAGAGCTGCTTGAGCCGACATCGCCTGATTCACCGGTGTTCAAATTCCTGGAGAAAAACGGGGAGGGAACACATCATGTCGCTTATGAAGTGGCCGATCTCAAAGGAGCTCTTTCGGAACTACGTTCCGCCGGAGTAAAATTGATCGATCAAAACCCTCGCCGCGGAGCCCATGGCACCCTCATCGCTTTTCTCCATCCGAAGGACACCGGGGGGGTTCTGACCGAATTGTGCCAGTCCGGAGAATAA
- a CDS encoding peroxiredoxin family protein, with amino-acid sequence MKRLLAPFLTVSLSFLIVLFFFSPVAAIEAGAPAPDFELKTLEGKKVRLSDYKGQIILLKLATTWCPTCRQQTEEIKEAGKFLAARNVVVVDVFLQDSEKMVREYLEGEDLQVPFVALLDDGSVHKAYNVYLIPRVLLIDGSFNVRRDGSLLSARDLIKQIQKITGES; translated from the coding sequence ATGAAAAGGTTGTTGGCACCATTCCTGACCGTTTCCCTATCCTTCTTGATTGTTCTTTTTTTCTTCAGCCCCGTCGCCGCGATCGAGGCGGGAGCGCCCGCCCCGGATTTCGAGCTCAAAACACTTGAAGGAAAAAAGGTCCGGCTTTCAGATTATAAGGGGCAGATTATCCTTCTGAAGCTGGCTACCACGTGGTGCCCGACCTGCCGCCAGCAGACGGAGGAAATAAAGGAAGCCGGCAAATTCCTGGCTGCCAGAAACGTGGTTGTAGTCGACGTTTTTCTGCAGGATTCCGAAAAGATGGTCCGCGAATACCTTGAAGGTGAAGACCTCCAGGTTCCTTTCGTTGCCCTTCTGGACGACGGCAGCGTCCATAAGGCCTACAATGTCTACCTGATTCCCCGGGTGCTCCTCATCGACGGGAGTTTCAACGTCCGCCGGGACGGCAGCCTTCTGTCCGCCCGGGACCTGATCAAGCAGATCCAAAAAATCACCGGAGAGAGCTGA
- a CDS encoding alginate export family protein: protein MSKARIIVATLLALAVAAPAMAFDVQIQGDFNNRFGYTTQSDVTSLNSLSNEATIYVNSGGFPTATLTDENGDNDDEFFAEAKYRLHFIGTDDEKKVKGVIGLELGASKYGQRDGSASTGAFNKGFVFGGDGRDTIELQYAYTEFELPFDPATRMTLGLQPVGLNKWVWSDNAAGVKLASKRGDLGYSLNWFRNEYTYGTQEDTRDVYAVDVKYTAKDLPKLNLFALYSHNDAGQLAFDDEEIWLGAAIDGQAGAFFYGATAVYLTGEVDAENGLLPNSTRNDADRSAYFFNAEGVFKAGQARYTLGWMYASGDDDPTDGDIENYDVIDVYVPVGSVVIFDSFADDNTAATSPYIQDKGYNMVYVKADFDLNDKTTVGAGYFWHNTAEDLVVNGLETDKDLGHEIVLAAAHKITKNLTAGIKAGYLIGGDAWDALAANDDSDDVFVTDASLRLKF, encoded by the coding sequence GTGAGCAAAGCAAGAATTATCGTGGCGACCCTGCTCGCCCTCGCCGTGGCGGCCCCCGCCATGGCGTTTGATGTTCAGATCCAGGGGGACTTCAACAACCGTTTCGGCTACACCACCCAGTCGGACGTCACCTCTCTCAACTCCCTGTCCAACGAAGCCACGATCTACGTGAACTCAGGCGGCTTCCCTACAGCCACCCTGACGGATGAAAACGGCGATAACGACGACGAGTTCTTCGCCGAGGCCAAGTACCGCCTGCACTTCATCGGCACCGACGATGAGAAGAAGGTCAAGGGCGTCATCGGCCTCGAGCTGGGCGCCAGCAAGTACGGCCAGCGCGATGGTTCAGCCAGTACTGGAGCCTTCAACAAGGGTTTTGTGTTCGGCGGCGACGGTCGGGATACCATTGAGCTGCAGTATGCCTATACCGAATTCGAGCTCCCTTTCGACCCTGCCACCCGCATGACGCTCGGTCTGCAGCCGGTCGGCCTCAACAAGTGGGTGTGGTCCGACAACGCCGCCGGCGTCAAGCTCGCCTCCAAGCGCGGAGATCTGGGCTACTCCCTCAACTGGTTCCGCAACGAGTATACTTACGGCACACAGGAAGACACCCGCGACGTCTACGCCGTGGACGTCAAGTACACCGCCAAAGATCTGCCTAAGCTGAACCTCTTTGCCCTCTACAGCCACAACGATGCAGGACAGCTTGCCTTTGATGATGAAGAGATCTGGCTCGGCGCCGCCATCGACGGTCAGGCTGGCGCTTTCTTCTACGGTGCAACCGCCGTCTACCTGACCGGCGAAGTGGATGCCGAAAACGGGCTCCTGCCCAACAGTACCAGAAACGACGCTGACCGCAGCGCCTATTTCTTCAACGCAGAAGGCGTTTTCAAGGCCGGCCAGGCCCGCTACACCCTCGGATGGATGTATGCCTCCGGCGACGACGATCCAACCGATGGCGACATCGAAAACTATGACGTCATCGACGTTTATGTCCCTGTTGGCTCTGTGGTCATCTTCGACAGCTTCGCCGATGACAACACCGCCGCCACATCCCCCTACATCCAGGACAAGGGATATAACATGGTCTATGTCAAGGCCGACTTCGACCTCAACGATAAGACTACCGTCGGCGCAGGCTACTTTTGGCACAACACCGCTGAAGACCTTGTTGTGAACGGCCTCGAGACCGACAAGGATCTCGGCCACGAGATCGTTCTGGCCGCCGCTCACAAGATCACCAAGAACCTGACAGCCGGGATCAAGGCCGGCTACCTCATCGGCGGCGACGCCTGGGACGCTCTGGCCGCCAATGACGACTCCGACGATGTGTTCGTCACCGACGCCAGTCTCCGCCTGAAGTTCTAA